From Camelina sativa cultivar DH55 chromosome 5, Cs, whole genome shotgun sequence:
AGTGAAGAGGAAGTATGAGTTGAGGAAAGGTCATACTGCAAAGGAGTTAGGAGCAGAGCTTAAATGGTTTATATCAAAAACGAAGAGAAGATACGATAAGTACCAAACTTGCAAAGAGCCTGGTTCTAATGATGCTGTGAAAGAAATCGAGGGTTCCAAGTTTACTGAAAAGAGactggagaagatgatgatcctTGAATCCGGTAATCAGGACTGCTCTTCGCCTGGGAAGAGAAAACGAGAATGTCCTTTGGAGACATTGAAATGGTTAAGCCAGGTTGCTAAGGATCCATCTCTCGGTCGTGTGCCAGATAGATCAAAGTGGGTAGCTTACGGGAGTGAAGAGCCATGGAAACAACTTCTTCTGTTTAGGGCCTCTATAACAAAAAACGATCCAGCTTGTGAAAAGACTTGGCAGGTGGGTATAGTTTTTCGAGAAATCTGCATTTGCTGGTATGCTTTAGTGATTTGAAATTCATTATTGGATTTTAACTATGAAGATGTGAATTTTGCCTAAAGAATCATGAATTGCATGTTTCACTAAAGCATTTTAAGGAGTCCCTCGTAGCAACTTAGGAAATGCTGCTTCTGTATTCATCATATGAAATTTGATGCTTTATAGTGTCTGCTTCCCAATATTCCACAATGAGAGTGCTTTAGCACAAGTGTTGTATTACTGCATTGAGAAGATTCTCAATGCTGTCTCACTGCAAAGAGGCTTTGAATCGTTTAAATTGAAATAGAATCTAATTAGTCTGATGGTTATTGTTTGCCTGTGCTCTCTGATTTTGCTGCTGTTCTTACATGTTTATGCAATTCAAGTCTTGATAATTTGCTCATATGTTTCAGAAACTCCAAAAGATGCACCCATCCATGTACGATGATAGTGCTGGACCTGGTTACAATCTAAGGGTGAGGCTGAGTTACGATGGTAGTCAGTTTAATGACAAGAACAGTTCAGATGAGGAGGATAGACCATGTCCTCTAGTTGGGTCAGAGTTTCAAGCTGATGTACCGGAGTGGACTGACATAACCCCTGAAAGCGATTCAAAGTGGTTGGGCACTCGGATCTGGCCACTGACCAAAGAACAAAGCAAGAAGAGTCTTCTTATCGAAAGAGATCGTATTGGAAAAGGAAGAGAGGATTCTTGTGGCTGCCAGAGTCCAGGATCCATTGAGTGTGTCAAGTTTCATATCAGTGCAAAACAGGATAAACTGAAACTTGAACTTGGTCCAGCTTTCTACATGTGGTGTTTTGATGTCATGGGTGAAGGTATTCTTCAGTATTGGACAGACATAGAACTGAAGAAGATAAAGTCTTTGATGAGTTCTCCACCTTCACTTAGCCAAGCTTTCTTCGATCAGGCCAAGACAATCCTTCCGTCAAAGAGCAGAGGAAAAATTGTGAGCTACTTCTACAACGTGACTCTTTTGCAGTATAGGGCAAATCAGAGTAGAACCACTCATGATATAGACAGTGATACTGATCAATACTTCACCGgtgcaaaagagaaagaaaatccAACCCCCGAAGCAAACACATCCCAGAAACCCGGCCTGCTTTCTCCTAAGAAAAGAAGATGTCGATAGAGAGAGAAGTAGCTAGAGCCGTGATGAATCACTCTGTTGATAGATTCAAGTTGGagcatctctttttgttttctttccatcTCGTTTTTTGGGCTTCTTTTGCCATATTGAAACTGGCTTTAAACTCTGGGAAAAGGCGCTTTCATCATGGCGGCATTGTCTCAGCAAATTCTGGTTTTGAGGTATATACTTCCATCTCTTCCTTGGATGATTCTGcagtattattctttttttggtggGCATAGCTGAAAAAGGCTTTGTGAAGAAAA
This genomic window contains:
- the LOC104784712 gene encoding AT-rich interactive domain-containing protein 1-like isoform X2, which produces MAGWSMVANEDAIDLNKTPKNLNATRSPQSVNPESTGSGFEKKIKELISLFRPLLESFLCEFCSAESFRPLPPMTGDGRTVDLFNLFLNVSHKGGFDSVSLNGLWGEVAQDSGLGSYNSASAKLIYVKYLDALARWLNRVTVGDTDASSLELSGISDALVARLKVFLSEVKRKYELRKGHTAKELGAELKWFISKTKRRYDKYQTCKEPGSNDAVKEIEGSKFTEKRLEKMMILESGNQDCSSPGKRKRECPLETLKWLSQVAKDPSLGRVPDRSKWVAYGSEEPWKQLLLFRASITKNDPACEKTWQKLQKMHPSMYDDSAGPGYNLRVRLSYDGSQFNDKNSSDEEDRPCPLVGSEFQADVPEWTDITPESDSKWLGTRIWPLTKEQSKKSLLIERDRIGKGREDSCGCQSPGSIECVKFHISAKQDKLKLELGPAFYMWCFDVMGEGILQYWTDIELKKIKSLMSSPPSLSQAFFDQAKTILPSKSRGKIVSYFYNVTLLQYRANQSRTTHDIDSDTDQYFTGAKEKENPTPEANTSQKPGLLSPKKRRCR
- the LOC104784712 gene encoding AT-rich interactive domain-containing protein 1-like isoform X1, with the translated sequence MGSMNGCRVRCSLSMAGWSMVANEDAIDLNKTPKNLNATRSPQSVNPESTGSGFEKKIKELISLFRPLLESFLCEFCSAESFRPLPPMTGDGRTVDLFNLFLNVSHKGGFDSVSLNGLWGEVAQDSGLGSYNSASAKLIYVKYLDALARWLNRVTVGDTDASSLELSGISDALVARLKVFLSEVKRKYELRKGHTAKELGAELKWFISKTKRRYDKYQTCKEPGSNDAVKEIEGSKFTEKRLEKMMILESGNQDCSSPGKRKRECPLETLKWLSQVAKDPSLGRVPDRSKWVAYGSEEPWKQLLLFRASITKNDPACEKTWQKLQKMHPSMYDDSAGPGYNLRVRLSYDGSQFNDKNSSDEEDRPCPLVGSEFQADVPEWTDITPESDSKWLGTRIWPLTKEQSKKSLLIERDRIGKGREDSCGCQSPGSIECVKFHISAKQDKLKLELGPAFYMWCFDVMGEGILQYWTDIELKKIKSLMSSPPSLSQAFFDQAKTILPSKSRGKIVSYFYNVTLLQYRANQSRTTHDIDSDTDQYFTGAKEKENPTPEANTSQKPGLLSPKKRRCR